From Hartmannibacter diazotrophicus, a single genomic window includes:
- the trbE gene encoding conjugal transfer protein TrbE — protein sequence MMNLAEYRNRNTRLADFLPWVALVGEGIVLNKDGSLQRTARFRGPDLDSAVPAELVAVAGRLNNAFRRLGSGWAIFVEAQRHGAATYPASMFADSASALVDAERKADFEEAGAHFESSYFLTFLYLPPAEDAARAETWLYEGRDHVGVDCHEILRGFADRTDRIIQLIDAFMPECAWLDDGETLTYLHSTVSTKRHRVRVPETPIYLDALLADQPLTGGLEPRLGDAHVRILTIVGFPTATTPGILDELNRLAFPYRWSTRAVLLDKTDATKLLTKIRRQWFAKRKSIAAILKEVMTNEASALVDTDAANKAADADMALQELGADYAGQAYVTATITVWDDDPRIAAEKLRMVEKVIQGRDFTAMPETINAVDAWLGSLPGHVYANVRQPPISTLNLAHMIPLSAVWAGPERDEHFDAPPLLYGRTEGSTPFRLSIHVGDVGHTLIVGPTGAGKSVLLALMALQFRRYPQSQVFAFDFGGSIRAAALAMRGDWHDLGGGLTEGTNDSVSLQPLARIDDVAERAWASDWLIAILGRESVPVTPEVKEHLWSALSSLASAPVSERTLTGLSVLLQSNDLKQALRPYCVGGPYGRLLDAEAEHLGEAKVQAFETEGLIGTGAAAAVLAYLFHRIEDRLDGRPTLLIVDEGWLALDDEGFAGQLREWLKTLRKKNASVIFATQSLSDIDGSAIAPAIIESCQTRILLPNERAIEPQITAIYRRFGLNDRQIEILARAMPKRDYYCQSRRGNRLFELGLSDVALALCAASSKQHQALIAEVHARSGTDGFLGEWLAENRLGWAADLIADLTNVTPQTDPEAHS from the coding sequence ATGATGAACCTCGCTGAATATCGCAACCGCAATACCCGGCTCGCCGACTTCCTGCCCTGGGTAGCGCTGGTCGGCGAAGGGATCGTGCTGAACAAGGACGGCAGCCTGCAGCGCACCGCGCGCTTCCGCGGCCCCGACCTCGACAGCGCCGTGCCGGCCGAGCTGGTCGCCGTCGCCGGCCGGCTCAACAACGCCTTTCGTCGCCTCGGCTCTGGCTGGGCGATCTTCGTCGAGGCGCAGCGCCACGGCGCCGCGACCTATCCTGCCAGCATGTTCGCCGACAGCGCTTCCGCGCTGGTCGACGCCGAACGCAAGGCCGACTTCGAGGAAGCCGGCGCGCATTTCGAGTCCAGCTACTTCCTCACCTTTCTCTATCTCCCGCCGGCCGAGGATGCGGCCCGTGCCGAGACCTGGCTCTACGAGGGCCGCGATCACGTCGGTGTCGATTGCCACGAGATCCTGCGCGGCTTCGCCGACCGCACCGATCGCATTATCCAGCTCATCGACGCCTTCATGCCGGAATGCGCCTGGCTCGATGACGGCGAGACGCTGACCTATCTGCACTCAACCGTCTCGACGAAGCGGCATCGCGTCCGCGTGCCCGAGACGCCAATATATCTCGATGCGCTGCTCGCCGATCAGCCGCTCACCGGCGGGTTGGAGCCCAGGCTAGGCGACGCGCATGTCCGCATCCTCACCATCGTCGGCTTCCCGACCGCGACCACGCCGGGCATTCTCGATGAGCTGAACCGACTGGCCTTTCCCTATCGCTGGTCGACGCGGGCCGTCCTCCTCGACAAGACCGATGCCACCAAGCTGCTGACCAAGATTCGGCGGCAATGGTTCGCCAAACGCAAATCGATCGCCGCCATCTTGAAGGAGGTGATGACAAACGAGGCCTCCGCCCTCGTGGACACCGATGCGGCGAACAAGGCGGCCGACGCCGACATGGCGCTGCAGGAACTGGGCGCCGACTATGCCGGCCAGGCTTATGTGACCGCCACCATCACCGTCTGGGACGACGATCCTCGCATCGCCGCCGAGAAGCTCCGGATGGTCGAGAAGGTCATCCAGGGCCGCGACTTCACCGCCATGCCCGAGACCATAAACGCGGTCGATGCCTGGCTCGGCTCACTGCCGGGCCATGTCTACGCCAATGTCAGGCAACCGCCGATTTCCACGCTCAATCTCGCCCACATGATCCCGCTGTCGGCGGTATGGGCGGGACCGGAACGGGACGAGCACTTCGATGCACCCCCGCTGCTTTACGGCAGAACCGAAGGCTCGACCCCGTTCCGGCTTTCCATCCATGTCGGCGATGTCGGCCATACGCTGATCGTCGGCCCAACCGGCGCCGGCAAGTCGGTGCTGCTGGCGCTGATGGCGTTGCAGTTCCGGCGCTATCCGCAGAGCCAGGTTTTCGCCTTCGACTTCGGGGGATCGATCCGCGCCGCCGCGCTCGCCATGCGCGGCGACTGGCATGATCTCGGCGGCGGCCTGACCGAAGGCACCAACGACAGCGTGTCTCTTCAGCCGCTCGCCCGCATCGACGACGTCGCTGAACGCGCATGGGCCTCCGACTGGCTGATCGCCATCCTCGGGCGCGAGAGCGTGCCTGTCACGCCTGAGGTCAAGGAGCATCTCTGGTCTGCGCTCTCATCTCTGGCCTCCGCGCCGGTCTCCGAGCGCACGCTGACAGGCCTGTCCGTCCTGCTCCAGTCCAACGACCTGAAGCAGGCGCTGCGACCCTATTGCGTCGGCGGCCCCTACGGCCGTCTTCTCGACGCTGAGGCCGAGCATCTCGGCGAGGCGAAGGTTCAGGCATTCGAGACCGAAGGGCTGATCGGCACCGGCGCTGCCGCCGCCGTGCTCGCCTATCTCTTCCACCGCATCGAGGACCGGCTCGACGGGCGGCCCACGCTGCTGATCGTCGACGAGGGTTGGCTGGCGCTGGACGATGAGGGCTTCGCCGGTCAGCTCCGCGAGTGGCTGAAGACGCTGCGCAAGAAGAACGCCAGCGTCATCTTCGCGACGCAGTCGCTGTCGGACATCGACGGCTCGGCGATTGCGCCGGCGATCATCGAGAGCTGCCAGACCCGCATCCTGCTCCCCAACGAACGCGCGATCGAGCCGCAGATCACCGCCATCTATCGCCGCTTCGGTCTCAATGATCGTCAGATCGAGATCCTCGCTCGGGCGATGCCCAAGCGCGATTACTACTGCCAGTCCCGGCGGGGCAACCGGCTGTTCGAGCTGGGCCTGTCGGACGTGGCGCTCGCGCTCTGCGCCGCGTCCTCGAAGCAGCACCAGGCGCTGATCGCCGAGGTTCATGCCCGCAGCGGCACCGACGGGTTCCTCGGCGAGTGGCTTGCCGAGAACCGGCTTGGCTGGGCGGCAGACCTGATCGCTGACCTCACCAACGTCACCCCCCAAACCGATCCGGAGGCACACTCATGA
- the trbF gene encoding conjugal transfer protein TrbF — protein MFKRPSTHYGKAPEPETPYQRAAQVWDERIGASRVQARNWRLMAFGSLILSAGFATALVWQSARGTIVPWVVQVDRLGQAQAVAPAVADYRPTDPQIAFHLARFIEQVRSIPADAIIVRQNWLRAYDFTTDRGAAALNDYARANDPFTKVGRQQIAVEVSSVIRASPDSFRVAWVERRYENGQLATTERWTAILTIVVQVPRNADRLRANPLGIYVNAINWSRELGQ, from the coding sequence ATGTTCAAACGACCCTCTACTCACTATGGCAAAGCCCCCGAACCCGAGACGCCCTACCAGCGCGCCGCACAGGTCTGGGACGAGCGCATCGGCGCCTCGCGCGTCCAAGCGAGGAACTGGCGGCTGATGGCCTTCGGTTCGCTGATCCTCTCCGCTGGCTTCGCAACCGCGCTGGTCTGGCAATCGGCGCGCGGCACAATCGTGCCCTGGGTGGTGCAGGTCGACCGGCTCGGCCAGGCGCAGGCCGTGGCGCCTGCTGTTGCCGACTATCGTCCGACCGACCCCCAGATCGCCTTCCACTTGGCGCGCTTCATCGAGCAGGTCCGCTCGATCCCGGCCGATGCCATCATCGTGCGGCAGAACTGGCTGCGCGCCTACGACTTCACGACCGACCGCGGCGCGGCGGCGCTCAACGACTACGCGCGGGCCAACGACCCGTTCACCAAGGTCGGCCGCCAGCAGATCGCCGTCGAGGTCTCCAGCGTCATCCGCGCGTCTCCGGACAGCTTCCGTGTCGCCTGGGTCGAGCGCCGTTACGAGAACGGCCAACTCGCAACGACCGAACGCTGGACCGCGATTCTGACGATCGTCGTGCAGGTCCCGCGCAACGCCGACCGGCTCAGGGCGAACCCGCTCGGCATCTACGTCAACGCCATCAACTGGTCACGGGAGCTTGGGCAATGA
- a CDS encoding conjugal transfer protein TraG, which yields MSATKILWGQILTVCLIVLMTTWAATQWTAYRLGFQPQLGHPWFELAGWPIYHPPAFFWWWYFYDAYAPPIFIEGAYIAASGGFISIAVAIGMSVWRAREAKNAETFGSARWAVAGEVRAAGLLDADGVVLGKFDRDYLRHDGPEHVLCFAPTRSGKGVGLVVPSLLTWPGSAIVHDIKGENWTLTAGYRARHGRVLLFDPTNTKSAAYNPLLEVRRGEWEVRDVQNIADILVDPEGSLEKRNHWEKTSHALLVGAILHVLYAEADKTLAGVAAFLSDPKRPIESTLAAMMKTAHLGEAGPHPVIASAARELLNKSDNERSGVLSTAMSFLGLYRDPVVAEVTRRCDWRIVDIVGGKHPTTLYLVVPPSDINRTKPLIRLILNQIGRRLTEDLKANGNRHRLLLMLDEFPALGRLDFFESALAFMAGYGLKAFLIAQSLNQIEKAYGPNNSILDNCHVRVSFATNDERTAKRVSDALGTATEMRAMKNYAGHRLSPWLGHMMVSRSETARQLMTPGEIMQLPPSDEIVMVAGTPPIRAKKARYYEDRRFQERILPPPNLVKSTTARPDDWSTLPLPVTPAVAAATGGGSEDEDTTESERRHQPELNRSKPVEPKQPIENEFEIDPRDDAEEDAARLSRMNQTMRQVARQASLDPGDGIDL from the coding sequence ATGTCGGCGACCAAGATCCTCTGGGGCCAGATCCTTACCGTCTGCCTGATCGTCCTCATGACGACCTGGGCGGCGACGCAGTGGACGGCCTACCGTCTTGGCTTCCAGCCACAGCTTGGACATCCATGGTTCGAACTGGCCGGCTGGCCGATCTACCATCCGCCCGCCTTCTTCTGGTGGTGGTATTTCTACGATGCCTATGCACCGCCAATCTTCATTGAGGGCGCCTATATCGCGGCGTCCGGCGGCTTCATCTCCATCGCTGTCGCGATCGGCATGTCCGTCTGGCGAGCGCGTGAAGCCAAGAATGCCGAGACCTTCGGCTCCGCCCGATGGGCCGTTGCCGGCGAAGTGCGCGCCGCCGGCCTGCTGGACGCGGATGGCGTCGTGCTCGGGAAGTTCGATCGCGACTATCTCCGCCATGACGGTCCCGAGCATGTGCTGTGCTTTGCACCCACGCGGTCCGGCAAGGGCGTCGGCCTAGTCGTGCCGTCGCTGTTGACCTGGCCGGGCTCCGCCATCGTCCATGACATCAAGGGGGAGAACTGGACGCTCACCGCCGGCTATCGGGCACGGCATGGTCGCGTGCTGCTGTTCGATCCGACCAATACGAAGTCGGCCGCCTACAATCCATTGCTCGAGGTGCGCCGCGGCGAGTGGGAGGTCCGCGACGTCCAGAACATCGCCGACATTCTGGTCGATCCGGAGGGGTCGCTGGAGAAGCGCAATCACTGGGAGAAGACCAGCCACGCATTATTGGTCGGCGCCATCCTGCACGTCCTCTACGCCGAGGCCGACAAGACCCTGGCGGGCGTCGCCGCCTTCCTCTCCGATCCGAAGCGGCCGATCGAGTCGACACTGGCCGCCATGATGAAGACAGCCCACCTTGGCGAAGCCGGCCCGCATCCGGTGATCGCCAGCGCCGCGCGCGAGCTGCTCAACAAATCGGACAACGAGCGGTCGGGCGTGCTGTCCACCGCCATGTCGTTCCTCGGCCTCTATCGCGATCCTGTCGTCGCCGAGGTTACACGTCGCTGCGACTGGCGCATCGTCGATATCGTCGGCGGCAAGCATCCGACCACCCTCTACCTCGTGGTGCCGCCGTCGGACATCAACCGGACCAAGCCGCTGATCCGTCTGATCCTCAATCAGATCGGCCGGCGGCTCACGGAGGATCTGAAGGCGAACGGCAACCGCCATCGCCTTCTCCTGATGCTCGACGAATTTCCGGCCCTCGGCCGCCTCGACTTCTTCGAGAGCGCACTTGCCTTCATGGCGGGATACGGCCTCAAAGCCTTCCTCATCGCGCAGTCGCTGAACCAGATCGAGAAGGCCTATGGGCCGAACAATTCGATCCTCGATAACTGCCATGTGCGCGTCAGCTTCGCGACCAATGACGAACGGACCGCCAAGCGTGTCTCGGACGCGCTCGGCACCGCGACCGAGATGCGCGCGATGAAGAACTATGCCGGTCATCGCCTGTCGCCCTGGCTCGGCCACATGATGGTCTCGCGCTCGGAAACAGCCCGGCAACTGATGACGCCCGGCGAGATCATGCAACTTCCGCCGTCCGACGAAATCGTCATGGTCGCCGGCACCCCGCCGATCCGCGCGAAGAAGGCGCGATATTATGAGGATCGCCGGTTTCAGGAGCGCATCTTGCCGCCGCCGAACCTCGTCAAGTCGACGACGGCTCGGCCGGACGACTGGAGCACGTTGCCCCTTCCGGTGACGCCGGCGGTGGCGGCGGCGACCGGCGGCGGATCGGAAGACGAGGACACGACCGAGTCCGAGCGCCGGCACCAGCCGGAACTGAACCGCTCAAAACCCGTCGAGCCTAAGCAACCCATCGAAAACGAGTTCGAGATCGATCCCCGCGATGACGCCGAGGAGGACGCCGCACGCCTCTCGCGCATGAATCAGACCATGCGCCAGGTGGCACGCCAAGCATCGCTCGACCCCGGCGACGGCATCGATCTTTAG
- the trbB gene encoding P-type conjugative transfer ATPase TrbB: protein MAATHQKSEAILRGARMLRTALGPAIARFLEDPAIVEVMLNPDGRLWVDRLSEGLSDTGELLSPSDGERIIRLVAHHVGAEVHPGAPRVSAELPETGERFEGLLPPVVSAPAFAIRKPAVAVFTLDDYVAAGIMAADQAETLRRAVADRRNILVAGGTSTGKTTLTNALLAEVSKTSDRVVLIEDTRELQCAAPNLVAMRTKDGVASLSDLVRSSLRLRPDRIPIGEVRGAEALDLLKAWGTGHPGGVGTIHAGTAIGALRRMEQLIQEAVVTVPRALIAETIDLVAVLSGRGASRRLAELARIEGLGPDGDYRVTPASQPLTGDPS, encoded by the coding sequence GTGGCGGCAACTCACCAGAAATCGGAGGCGATCCTTCGCGGTGCCCGCATGCTGCGCACGGCCCTCGGGCCGGCGATCGCCCGCTTTCTGGAAGACCCCGCGATCGTCGAGGTGATGCTCAACCCCGATGGGCGGCTCTGGGTCGACCGGCTTTCCGAAGGGCTTTCCGACACGGGTGAGTTGCTGTCGCCTTCGGACGGCGAGCGCATCATTCGCCTGGTCGCCCATCATGTCGGCGCCGAGGTCCATCCCGGCGCTCCGCGTGTCTCGGCCGAGCTGCCCGAGACGGGCGAGCGGTTCGAGGGGCTTTTGCCGCCGGTGGTGTCCGCGCCGGCCTTCGCGATCCGCAAGCCCGCCGTCGCCGTGTTCACGCTCGACGATTATGTGGCCGCCGGGATCATGGCTGCGGATCAGGCCGAGACGCTGCGCCGGGCGGTCGCCGACCGCCGCAACATCCTCGTCGCCGGCGGCACATCCACCGGCAAGACCACCCTCACCAACGCCTTGCTAGCCGAGGTCTCCAAGACCTCGGACCGCGTCGTCCTGATCGAGGACACGCGCGAGCTGCAATGCGCCGCGCCGAACCTTGTCGCGATGCGGACGAAAGACGGCGTCGCCTCGCTCTCCGATCTGGTTCGCTCCTCGCTGCGCCTGCGGCCCGATCGCATTCCGATCGGCGAGGTGCGCGGGGCCGAGGCGCTCGATTTGCTCAAGGCCTGGGGCACCGGCCACCCCGGCGGCGTCGGAACGATCCACGCCGGCACCGCCATCGGCGCGCTGCGGCGCATGGAACAGCTCATCCAGGAAGCCGTCGTCACCGTCCCGCGCGCGCTGATCGCCGAGACGATCGATCTGGTCGCCGTCCTGTCCGGCCGAGGCGCCTCGCGCCGGCTTGCCGAACTCGCCCGCATCGAGGGCCTCGGCCCCGACGGCGACTACCGCGTCACCCCCGCAAGCCAGCCCCTCACAGGAGACCCGTCATGA
- a CDS encoding TrbC/VirB2 family protein, with protein sequence MIQHALRIRRHIATAVSVSFLTLALAPAAHASGSSMPWEAPLQSILESIEGPVAKIIAVMIIIITGLTLAFGDTSGGARRLIQIVFGLSIAFAASSFFLSFFSFGGGALV encoded by the coding sequence ATGATCCAGCATGCTTTGCGCATCCGCCGCCACATCGCCACGGCGGTGTCCGTCAGCTTTCTCACGCTGGCGCTCGCGCCGGCCGCCCACGCCTCCGGCTCGTCGATGCCCTGGGAAGCGCCCCTGCAATCCATCCTCGAATCGATCGAGGGACCGGTGGCCAAGATCATCGCCGTGATGATCATCATCATCACCGGCCTGACGCTCGCCTTCGGCGACACGTCCGGCGGCGCGCGGCGGTTGATCCAGATCGTGTTCGGCCTGTCGATCGCCTTCGCCGCATCGAGCTTCTTCCTGTCGTTCTTCTCGTTCGGCGGCGGAGCGCTCGTCTGA
- a CDS encoding CopG family transcriptional regulator: MAKPPKKQRLSVYLEPDVMKALAAHAARRDQSLSLIAEAGIASFLSPDAAERQEAATTKRLDQLDRRMARMERDLGIAVETLAVFIRFWLTTNPPLPEPAQAAARAKAGERYEAFVTALGRRLAHGPKLRQEISEDIAPAHDAD; this comes from the coding sequence ATGGCAAAGCCTCCCAAAAAACAGCGGCTGTCTGTGTATCTCGAACCGGATGTTATGAAGGCGCTCGCGGCGCACGCCGCCCGGCGCGATCAATCCCTCTCGCTGATCGCGGAAGCCGGGATCGCCTCTTTCCTCTCGCCTGACGCTGCCGAACGCCAGGAGGCGGCAACGACGAAGCGGCTCGATCAGCTCGACCGACGAATGGCGCGTATGGAGCGCGACCTTGGCATCGCCGTCGAAACGCTGGCCGTGTTCATCCGCTTCTGGCTGACGACGAACCCACCGCTACCCGAGCCCGCCCAGGCTGCGGCGCGCGCCAAAGCCGGCGAGCGCTACGAGGCATTCGTCACAGCGCTCGGCCGCCGACTCGCTCACGGGCCGAAGCTTCGGCAAGAGATTTCGGAGGACATCGCGCCCGCGCACGACGCGGATTAA
- a CDS encoding VirB3 family type IV secretion system protein, protein MADGADHGGELPGFSVPVHRALTEQILLGGAPRSIAILNGTLAAALGLGLRLWLVGLGLWALGHFAAVWAAKRDPQFVDVVRKHLRIPGHLSV, encoded by the coding sequence ATGGCCGACGGCGCGGACCATGGCGGCGAGCTGCCGGGCTTCTCGGTTCCGGTCCATCGGGCGCTGACCGAGCAGATCCTACTCGGCGGCGCCCCGCGTTCGATCGCGATCCTCAACGGCACACTCGCCGCCGCACTCGGGCTCGGCCTTCGCCTCTGGCTGGTCGGCCTTGGCCTCTGGGCCTTGGGGCACTTCGCAGCCGTCTGGGCTGCCAAGCGCGATCCGCAGTTCGTCGACGTCGTGCGCAAGCATCTGCGCATCCCCGGCCACCTGTCGGTCTGA
- the trbJ gene encoding P-type conjugative transfer protein TrbJ has translation MTRSVRSRSRALRMSAALLTTSIALSPIFTTPATAQWIVYDPTNYAQNVLTAARTLQQVNQQITQLQNEATMLINQARNLASLPYSSLQPLQQSVQRTQQLLQQAQGIALNVQQIDQAFQTTYGNASMSASDQALVAGARKRWQNTVGGLQDAMRVQAGVVGNIDTNRNEMSALVGQSQGATGALQATQAGNQLLALQAQQLADLTAVVAANGRAQSLYEAERAAAAEQGREQRRRFLTPGTGYQPGNARMFPNGN, from the coding sequence ATGACTCGTTCCGTTCGTTCCCGCTCGCGCGCGCTGCGTATGTCCGCGGCGCTGTTGACCACGTCGATCGCGCTCTCGCCGATCTTCACCACGCCCGCCACCGCGCAGTGGATCGTCTACGATCCGACCAACTATGCGCAGAACGTCCTGACGGCGGCGCGCACTCTGCAGCAGGTCAATCAGCAGATCACCCAGCTTCAGAACGAAGCCACCATGCTGATCAACCAGGCCCGCAATCTCGCGAGCCTGCCATATTCCTCACTCCAGCCGCTTCAGCAGTCGGTGCAGCGCACACAGCAGCTTCTGCAACAGGCCCAGGGCATCGCCCTCAACGTCCAGCAGATCGACCAAGCATTTCAGACCACCTATGGCAACGCGTCGATGTCCGCGTCCGATCAGGCGCTCGTGGCCGGCGCGCGCAAGCGCTGGCAGAACACGGTCGGAGGCTTGCAGGACGCGATGCGCGTCCAGGCCGGCGTCGTCGGCAACATCGATACCAATCGCAACGAGATGTCGGCTCTGGTCGGCCAGAGCCAGGGCGCGACCGGCGCCCTGCAGGCGACGCAGGCGGGCAACCAGCTTCTCGCTCTACAAGCGCAGCAGCTTGCGGACCTGACCGCAGTCGTCGCCGCAAACGGCCGAGCGCAGAGCCTGTACGAGGCCGAGCGCGCCGCCGCGGCCGAGCAAGGACGCGAGCAGCGGCGTCGGTTCCTGACGCCGGGCACCGGCTACCAGCCGGGCAACGCCCGCATGTTCCCGAACGGCAACTGA
- the trbL gene encoding P-type conjugative transfer protein TrbL, translating into MGGTGVIDHFLEVFTRYIDSGFGLLSGEVAFIATTLIVIDVTLAALFWSWGADDDILARLVKKTLFVGVFAYIIGNWNNLARIVFESFAGLGLKASGTGFTTADLLRPGKVAQTGLDAGRPLLESISGLMGYWSFFENFIQIACMFLAWALVLLAFFILAIQLFVTLIEFKLTTLAGFVLIPFGLFGKSAFMAERVLGNVISSGIKVLVLAVIIGIGSTLFSEFTAGFGGATPSIDEAMAIVLAALSLLGLGIFGPGIASGIVSGGPQLSAGAAVGTGLAAGGMIAAGAGAVGAAASGGAALAGGAAAAARGGAAMAGGASTAYSLGAAGQSGVSGVASGLGGVARAGGSAAVSPLRRAASRAAESMRSSFNAGGKAAFEATGGSSTLGSVGGDAAGDGGGSAASAPTGGPPAWAQRMRRSQRMTHAVQATAHAVRSGDAHGGGSSVNLSEGDR; encoded by the coding sequence ATGGGCGGCACCGGCGTTATCGACCATTTCCTTGAGGTCTTCACCCGCTACATCGACAGCGGATTCGGGTTGCTCAGCGGCGAAGTCGCCTTCATCGCCACGACGCTGATCGTCATCGATGTGACGCTGGCGGCGCTGTTCTGGTCCTGGGGCGCCGACGACGACATTCTGGCGCGTCTGGTGAAGAAAACTCTGTTCGTCGGGGTGTTCGCCTACATCATCGGCAACTGGAACAACCTGGCCCGCATCGTCTTCGAGAGCTTCGCCGGCCTCGGCCTGAAGGCCAGCGGCACAGGCTTCACGACCGCCGATCTGCTCCGCCCCGGCAAGGTGGCCCAGACTGGCCTCGATGCCGGACGTCCGCTCCTGGAATCTATCTCCGGCCTGATGGGCTACTGGTCGTTCTTCGAAAACTTCATCCAGATCGCCTGCATGTTTTTGGCCTGGGCGCTGGTGTTGCTCGCCTTCTTCATCCTCGCCATCCAGCTTTTCGTCACCCTGATCGAATTCAAGCTGACGACACTCGCCGGCTTCGTACTGATCCCGTTTGGCCTGTTCGGCAAGTCGGCCTTCATGGCCGAACGTGTGCTTGGGAACGTCATCTCGTCCGGCATCAAGGTGCTGGTGTTGGCCGTCATCATCGGCATCGGCTCCACCTTGTTCTCCGAGTTCACCGCTGGCTTTGGCGGTGCCACGCCCTCGATCGACGAGGCGATGGCCATCGTGCTCGCCGCACTATCGCTCCTCGGTCTCGGCATCTTCGGTCCCGGCATCGCCAGCGGCATTGTCTCCGGCGGCCCCCAACTCAGCGCCGGTGCGGCGGTCGGTACAGGTCTAGCGGCCGGCGGCATGATCGCCGCCGGAGCGGGCGCGGTCGGCGCCGCCGCATCTGGCGGCGCGGCCCTTGCCGGAGGCGCAGCAGCCGCGGCCCGGGGCGGTGCCGCGATGGCGGGTGGCGCATCCACTGCCTACAGCCTCGGCGCAGCCGGCCAGTCCGGTGTCAGCGGCGTCGCGTCGGGCCTTGGCGGTGTAGCCCGCGCTGGCGGCAGCGCAGCGGTCTCACCACTGCGCCGTGCCGCGTCACGCGCCGCCGAGAGCATGCGCTCCAGCTTCAATGCTGGCGGCAAGGCCGCGTTCGAGGCCACCGGCGGCTCCTCGACCCTGGGATCGGTTGGCGGCGACGCAGCCGGCGACGGCGGCGGCTCGGCCGCTTCGGCACCCACCGGCGGACCGCCCGCATGGGCGCAGCGTATGCGCCGCTCCCAACGCATGACCCACGCCGTCCAGGCGACCGCCCATGCCGTGCGCTCCGGTGACGCTCATGGCGGCGGCTCCTCCGTCAATCTCTCCGAAGGCGACCGCTGA
- the trbK-alt gene encoding putative entry exclusion protein TrbK-alt, with protein MDGKMLARLGAVVFVAVAITATAIEMNRKEEVQEAWPAGRTTQAQGDPLHDELIRCQTLGEAGPRDPACLRAWAENRNRFLAPGARPVERLPDVPPAPRGDLTPQSGHYDPPILAPAAPIAPSQLDEAR; from the coding sequence ATGGACGGCAAGATGCTGGCCCGGCTTGGCGCTGTCGTGTTCGTGGCCGTCGCGATCACCGCGACCGCGATCGAAATGAACCGCAAAGAGGAAGTGCAGGAGGCGTGGCCGGCTGGCCGGACCACCCAAGCGCAAGGCGATCCGTTGCACGACGAGCTGATCCGCTGCCAGACGCTCGGCGAAGCGGGCCCGCGCGATCCGGCGTGCCTGCGGGCCTGGGCCGAGAACCGCAACCGCTTCCTCGCCCCCGGTGCGCGACCCGTCGAGCGGCTGCCGGATGTACCACCAGCGCCGCGTGGCGACCTCACCCCCCAATCGGGCCACTATGATCCGCCGATCTTGGCGCCCGCCGCACCGATCGCGCCGTCTCAGCTCGACGAGGCGAGATAA